The following are encoded together in the Myxococcales bacterium genome:
- a CDS encoding OFA family MFS transporter, with translation MSEKVRNRWLVVVGALLIQISLGAIYIYGVFKGPLKEQFGWSPTNLALPSQLVLAFFALSMIIAGRIQDKLGPRLIATIGGALLGVGLIVASFATNLAMFVIGFSIIGGIGIGTAYVCPIATCVKWFPDKRGLITGLAVAGFGAGGLVFTPIAKSLIASQGIMSTFLYLGLIFLVLVVIGAQFMVNPPAGFKPAGWNPPAPQPGVAAAAAVDYTWQKMLGTVQFWLLWLTYFAGCTAGLMVIMNVTNVWQSFSLLSLFTDGAPIAKATYAAVAAKGASAVMIVSILNAAGRIAWGKVSDNIGRKTTLLIMFAFAGVVMLALNYLRSYGLYLTGVACVGFCFGGFLAIFPAVTADYFGTKNVGANYGWMFTAYGAGGLFGPWLAPKLMQVVQKVAYETADKAGNLTTASYDAGNYVTAFIISGIMCLVAGAVVMIIKPPKSA, from the coding sequence ATGAGCGAAAAAGTGCGGAATCGCTGGCTGGTGGTCGTCGGCGCGCTGCTGATTCAAATCAGCTTGGGCGCCATTTACATTTACGGCGTGTTCAAGGGGCCCTTGAAAGAGCAATTCGGCTGGTCCCCAACCAACCTCGCCCTGCCGTCGCAGCTCGTGCTGGCCTTCTTCGCGCTGAGCATGATCATCGCCGGCCGCATTCAGGACAAATTGGGCCCGCGGCTGATCGCCACGATCGGCGGCGCGCTGCTCGGCGTGGGCCTGATCGTCGCCAGCTTCGCGACGAATCTCGCGATGTTCGTCATCGGCTTTTCCATCATCGGCGGCATCGGCATCGGCACCGCCTACGTCTGCCCGATCGCCACGTGCGTCAAATGGTTTCCCGATAAGCGCGGCTTGATCACCGGCCTGGCGGTCGCGGGCTTCGGCGCAGGCGGTCTGGTGTTCACCCCGATCGCCAAATCCCTGATCGCCTCCCAGGGCATCATGAGCACCTTCCTCTATTTGGGTTTGATCTTCCTGGTCCTGGTCGTCATCGGCGCCCAGTTCATGGTCAATCCGCCCGCCGGCTTCAAGCCCGCCGGTTGGAATCCGCCGGCCCCGCAACCGGGCGTCGCCGCCGCGGCTGCGGTCGATTACACCTGGCAGAAAATGCTCGGCACGGTGCAATTCTGGCTTCTGTGGCTGACCTACTTCGCCGGTTGCACCGCCGGCCTGATGGTCATCATGAACGTCACCAACGTCTGGCAGTCGTTCTCGCTGCTGAGCCTGTTCACCGACGGCGCGCCGATCGCCAAGGCCACCTACGCGGCGGTCGCCGCCAAGGGCGCTTCGGCGGTCATGATCGTTTCGATCCTCAACGCCGCCGGCCGCATCGCCTGGGGCAAGGTTTCCGACAACATCGGCCGCAAGACCACCCTGCTGATCATGTTCGCGTTCGCCGGCGTCGTCATGCTGGCGCTCAATTACCTGCGCTCTTACGGCCTGTACCTGACCGGCGTCGCCTGCGTCGGCTTCTGCTTCGGCGGCTTCCTGGCCATCTTCCCGGCGGTGACGGCCGACTACTTCGGCACGAAGAACGTCGGCGCCAATTACGGTTGGATGTTCACGGCCTACGGCGCGGGCGGCCTGTTCGGCCCGTGGCTGGCCCCGAAACTGATGCAAGTCGTGCAGAAGGTGGCCTACGAAACGGCGGACAAGGCCGGCAATCTGACCACTGCTTCCTACGACGCGGGCAATTACGTGACGGCCTTCATCATCTCGGGCATCATGTGCCTGGTGGCCGGCGCGGTCGTCATGATCATCAAACCGCCGAAGAGCGCGTAA